From Carnobacterium alterfunditum DSM 5972:
TGCCGCTGAAATCAAAGCAGCTAAAGCTCCAAAATCAGAGCAAGATACAAAAAAACCGTTTGTTATCGCAGTAACAGCTTGCCCAACAGGCATTGCACATACGTATATGGCTGAAGATTCTTTAAAGAAAAAAGCAGCTGAAATGGGTGTTGAGATCAAGGTTGAAACAAATGGTTCTGATGGAATTCAAAATCGTTTGACAGCTGAGGATATTAAAAGAGCTGACGGCGTTATCATTGCAGCAGACAAAAAAGTAGAATTAGCTCGTTTTGATGGAAAACCTATGCTGCAGCGTCCAGTCAGTGATGGAATTCGCAAATCAGAAGAATTGATTACAAAAGCTATGAACAAACAAGCTCCTATTTACTCATCAGATGGTCAGAAAGATGAATCAAATGAAGAAGTATCTGGTTCATGGGCCAATAAAATTTATAAAGATTTAATGAATGGTATTTCAACCATGCTTCCTTTTGTTGTAGGTGGAGGAATATTGTTGGCTATTTCTTTCTTAGTTGAAAGAACGTTGGGTGACACGAGTTCACTATTCTTGTTCTTAAACAGTGTTGGAGGCAATGCCTTTAACTTCTTGATCCCTATCTTAGCTGGTTATATTGCATTAAGCATTGCAGATCGTCCTGGTTTGATGCCTGGTATGGTTGGTGGATTGATTGCTGTAAACAGTAATGCTGGTTTCCTTGGTGGACTTGCAGCAGGTTTCCTAGCTGGTTACACGATCCTAGCCTTGAAAAAAGGACTAAAAGGATTACCACAGTCTCTTAATGGATTAAAATCAATCCTCTTCTACCCTATTCTTGGTTTATTGATCGCTGGTGGGCTAATGTTCTTTATCGTTGGGCCAATTTTCGCAACTATCAATGTTGCAATGATCACTTTTTTAGAAAATCTTGGGACAGGTAATGCAGTACTTTTAGGGGCTTTACTTGGTGGCATGATGGCCATTGATATGGGTGGTCCTTTCAATAAAGCCGCTTATGCTTTTTCAATTGGTATTTTTACCGATACTGGTGATGGAAGTTTAATGGCTGCAGTAATGGCTGGTGGAATGATTCCACCATTAGCGATCGCTTTATCAAGTACATTCTTTAGAAATAAATTTAATGAAGATGAAAAAAAATCTGCATTGGCAAACTACGTGATGGGATTATCATTTATTACAGAAGGTGCAATTCCTTTCGCAGCTGCTGATCCTATGCGTACGATTGGTTCTTCAATTGTTGGAGCCGCTATTGCTGGTGGATTGACACAATTTTGGGACATTACGATCCCTGCTCCACATGGAGGAATTTTTGTTGTAGCACTTTCAAATCATTGGTTCTTATTTTTAGTAGCCTTAGCTATTGGATCTGCTATCTCAGCAATCATTCTTGGCCTTTGGAGAAAACCAGTTACGACTAATTAATAAACGACCTACTGAAACCCATGAATTTTTTCATGGGTTTTTTTGTACCCTACTATAAATAAATTGCTAAAAATTTTTACGTTAGGTGTACTAGTTGTTATTGTTTGATTGTTATTTTGAAAGGAAGAAATTAGTATGACGATGATAAATGATCATTAGGAAGAATTAAAACATGCTTAACGCGGTACTTTGCTCAGCATTGTAACTTATCTATTTATTGCTACCTTAAAACTGATTGTTGCCAACAATTCAGGTCCGAGCGCTTTACGAGCTGATGGATTGAATAATACAACAGATACTATTGCTTCAATAGCTGTTCTTATTGATCTAAGACTGGCTAGAAGACCTCCAGATGACAACCATCCTTATGGTCACTGGAAAGCTGAAACAGTTGCCAGCATGATTACCTCTTTCATTACACTAGCTGTTGGACTAGAGGTTCTTATTTCTGCAGTACAGCATTTTTTAACTTCTGAAAGAGCCTCTCCTGATTTAATTGCAGGCTTTGTGGGACTATTCTCAAGCATTGTTTTGATGTCTTTTTATCTATACAATAACAAATTAGCCCCCAAAAAAAAGTCAGGCCTTAAAAGATGCTTCGAAAGATACTTTTAATGATAGTTTGATCAGTTTATCAATGGCGATTGCTATTTTTATTTCACTTATTATACTAAAGACCGCCATTGAAATATTTAGAGGAAGTGTTTTTGAATTATCTGATGGATTTAATGAAGATAACCTAATAAAATTTCAGTAAACTATCCTAACGTTGCGTGAAGTTTTAGAAGTTGAATCCATTAAAGGAAGAACTTATAGAACCATTATCTATGTCGAAGTCATTATAAAAACTAATCCAGAAATAACGGTTAAAAGAAGTCACGAATTAACAGAACAAGTTGAAAATCTTTTAACAGCTGATTTTGGTGTCTTTGATACAAAGATTCATGTTGAACCAAGCGACCTGAATGATAATTAGTTTGCTCCAGAATGGTGCTTTTATGGAGCAGCAAAAGACCTGCAATGTTTTATTGCAGGTCTTTTTTTATACGATTTTAGTTCATGAAATACGCCATTACTGACTCGTTATAATATTTTAGCTAAAAAATCTTGAGTTCTTTCGTGTTGGGGATCATTAAAGATCTCTTCGGGTCGCCCCTGCTCAACAATATAACCGTCATCCATAAAAACCACACGATCAGCCACTTCTTTTGCAAATCCCATTTCATGAGTCACAACGACCATAGTCATGCCGGAATCAGCTAACTCTTGCATAACCTTCAACACTTCTCCAACCATTTCAGGATCTAACGCTGAAGTGGGTTCATCAAAAAGCATTACATCTGGATTCATAGCTAATGCACGTGCGATCGCGACCCGTTGTTGTTGTCCACCGGATAGACTTGCAGGATAAGCGTCAGCTTTATCTGATAAGCCAACTTGTTCTAATAGTTTGATGGCTGTTGCTTGTGCTTCTTCACTAGCCATTCCTTTGACTTTTATAGGTGCTACTTTTAAATTTTCTAAAACAGTCATATGGGGAAATAAATTAAAACTTTGAAATACCATGCCCATTTTTTCACGTAATTGATTCATTTTTGTTTCATTTAAACCGGTTAAAGCAGTCCCTTCAAAGATGATCTCTCCACTCGTTGGTATTTCTAACAAATTCAAGCAACGAAGTACTGTGCTTTTTCCTGATCCTGACGGGCCTATGATCACCACTACTTCTCCTTTTTTTACTTCTTGGTTGATGTCTGTTAAGACTTCATTAGCACCAAAGGCCTTTTTTAAATGATTTATTTTAATCATGATTCATCTTCCCTTCGTAATGATTTAATAGCTTAGTTAAACTGAACGTCAAAATAAAGTAAATGATCATTGTAATAACTAAAGGAGCGATCCCTCTATATGAAATAGATGTTACAACTTTCGTCTGGAAAATTAGATCACTTACACCAATAATAGAGACGATAGAGCTTTCTTTAATAACGGTAATAAATTCATTTCCTAATGCCGGCCAAATATTTTTAAGTGCTTGTGGGAAAATGATTTGACGCATCGAAATCTTTTGACTCATGCCTAAACTTCTTGCTGCTTCAGCTTGTCCTTTAGGTACCGAATTTAAACCAGAACGGATAATTTCACAAATATACGCTGCACTATTTAATGAAACAGCGATGATACCTGATGCTAAAGCCGGAATGTTTATCAGGTAACCTACTGCGAAATAGATAAACATAACTTGGATCATCATAGGTGTTCCACGAACAAATTCGACATAAGCTGTTGCTAAAAATTTTATGATTTTGTTCTTACTCGTTCTCATAAAGGATAAAATGACTCCTAATATTGAACCGAAAAAGACACTCACAACTGAAATAAGAATAGTATATCCTGTACCATTTAAAAAGTACCGCCAATAGTTGAAAATACTATTGCTGCTATCCGATTCTTCATCTGTTCCTTGTGATGCAGCTTGTAAATGAGATCCGGCTTCTTCCAGATAACTAGCAATCAATTTTTGTTCATCGATTGCTGTTAAGGAAGTATTCACAGCAGCTACTAAAGATTGCGTATCTTTTTTGAAAGCAATCGCCGATCCTTGTTCCCCTTCTTCTAAAATAAATTCTCCATCAAACGTTACTAACTGACTATCATTTTCAATGTAAGCTTCTGCACTGGGTTTTTCCATCAAGATGGCTTCAATTTTATTTGTTTTTAAAGCTAAAATCAAATCTGTCATTTTTGATAAACTCAATAGCTCGGAATCGAGCATTTGTTCTTGAGCAATCGTTTCTTGGAGAGAAGCTGTTTGAACACCCACTTTCATCCCTTTTAAATCACTCGTACTTGTGTGGACATCTTTATCTGTCTCTCTGACAACGATATTTTGTCCACCCGTATAGTAAACGTCGGAGAAATCGACACTTTTCTTACGTTCGTTGGTTGGGCTCATACCCGAAATGACCATATCGATTTTTTCTGATTCTAAAGCTGGCAAGAGGCTGTCAAAACCGATATCATCAACTTTTAATTCTACACCCAAATCAGCTGCAATCTTTTGCGCAATCGAGATATCCATCCCAACTATTGTATCTTTCCCATCTACCGCAGCATGGAATTCGTACGGTGGAAAATCAGCACTAGTACCGATAACCAACGTCCCTTTCTTTTGAATGTCCTCTAATGCTGTATCAGCAGCGGATACTGTTTCGACTGGTACAAATAACCCGAAAACAGTCATCAAACTAAGTATAATTAAATATAATGATTTCTTTTTCATCTGTTTTCCCCTTTTCTGATTTTAGTTGCTCTTGAACTTATAAATCATAATAACAGAATAAGAATATTTATACAATATTTTTTAATAATATTTACTTATTTACGCTATAATCAGCTATATATGCATATTATTATGTATATATTAGGTTTAAGTAAATTTTGTACGGAAAGTATTGTTTTAATTGAAATTTGGCGCTACTATAAGACTATACGAAAAAGGAGGCAGCATATGGGACTAATTCATAAATCAGAAACAAGCTTAGATGATTTGTTTAGTAAATTCGCTATTGACCCTGAGGAAGAGATCATTGTTCCTCAACCTGAAAAAGACGCTCTTTTCGATGAAAATAAAAAAACGATTTCTTTAGAAAAAAATGATAAAAAAAGAAACATTGGATGATGATCATCATCCAATGTTTCTTTTTTTGGTTATTCGACCCGATGACGGCTTCTTTCTTCAGAAAACCCATCCGGATAACGTTGTCTCAATTTTTCAATATTTTGTACTGCTGCTTCTTCAAAAGGAATGTCAGCCCATTCTGCAATTTGAGATAAGTACCATAAAACGTCCCCAAGTTCTTTGGTTAGTTCTTTTTTATCTAGATCATGACCATGAAAAGTATACTTTTTAACTAAATCGACTAATTCACCAGCTTCACTAGCTACTCCTAAAGCGCAATTGGTTAATACTTGTTCATTTCCATATAAAGTACGATTGGCTAATTTTTGATATTCATTAAATTCCATTTTGAAATAACTCCTTTAGTCTTTCTATTCTACATTTTTCAATATTCTAAAACTTGCCTCCATAGCATCCAAAGTTTGTTCAATGTCTTCTATAGTATGAGTAGTGGATAAAAAGATTCCTTCAAATTGAGAAGGAGGCAACAATACACCATGATTGATCATTTCTTTATAATAGTCAGCAAAAAATTGTGTATCACTTGCTTTACTTTGCGCATAATTAGTTACTGGACCTTCATTAAAAAATAATCCAATCATACTTCCTGCACGGTTGATCGTAATAGGAACATCATATAGAGCGCTTAAGGAAAGGATTCCTTTTTCTAAGACATTTCCTAGATCCTCAAAGTAAGTATAATTTTCTTCAGTTAATTGAGAAAGTGTAGCAATTCCTGCAGCCATCGCAATTGGATTGCCTGATAGCGTACCTGCTTGATAAACGCTGCCCGCTGGTGCAATATGTTCCATGATATCTTTTCTTCCGCCATAAGCTCCTACAGGAACGCCTCCACCAATAACTTTTCCTAAACAAGTTAAATCCGGCAACACATTATAGTACCCTTGAGCACTGTGGTAGCCTACTCTAAAGCCAGACATTACTTCGTCAAATATCAATAAAGCACCGTCTTTTTCGGTTAACGACCGCAAGCCTTCTAAAAAACCTTTCAATGGTGGTATAACGCCCATATTGCCCGCTACAGGCTCTATGATGACAGCTGCAATCTCACCGGGATAAGTTTGAAAAAGCTCTTCGATCGCTTCTAGATCATTATAAGGGGCAACCAGTGTATTTGATGTTGTACTTTTTGGGACCCCAGGTGAATCGGGTAAGCCTAGTGTCGCAACACCAGAGCCAACTTTTACCAATAAAGCATCATCATGACCATGATAGCTTCCTTCTAACTTAACGATTTTATCTCGATTTGTAAAACCTCTTGCCAAACGTAAAGCGCTCATTGTTGCTTCTGTTCCAGAGTTTACAAAACGAACCATTTCTACAGAGGGAACGCGTTGGATGACCAATTCAGCTAATTGGTTTTCTAAAAGAGTTGGCATCCCAAAACTTGTTCCAAGACTTGCTGTACGTTGAATTTCCTTTATGACTTGATCATTTGCATGACCTAAGATCAATGGACCCCAACCTAGAACATAATCAATGTAGTCATTTCCATCTATATCAACAACATGGCTTCCTTTACCTTTTTGAATAAATACAGGAGGCACATCTACTGATTTAAATGCTCTTACCGGACTGTTTACTCCCCCAGGCATTAAATTTAACGCCTTTTCAAAAGCTTGTTCAGATTGTTTTGTTTGTCGTCTCAACGCTGATCCCCTGACTTTCTGCCACAAGTACTTCAGCGGGCTGTTCTGTCTCTTCTGACCCGACTGAGATCCCTAATGCTTTGGCGAATAATTCTAGCTCATTTTTTGATTCTTTTGATGTATTTTTCCTGGCATACTCTTTCAATGATTCGATTGGTTTCCGTTTCATTTGATTGATCATACTGTGCATATGCTTGTTGATCAAAAGAATTTGATGTGCCGTTAATTCTGGCAATTTTCGCTCTAAACTAGTCAACGTCTTTTCTTTTAATTCTAGCATGTGCTCATTTAGTTCGTCTAAATAAGGAACAGCATTTCTTTCTTGGTACCATTGTTTAAAGGCTGCTACTTCTTCATTCAGATTCGTTGTAATTTTTCTAACGATTTTTTCTTTATCGGAATCGACTTCCTCTAAACGAAAACTAATTTGATCCATATCAAAAACTTGGATCCCTTCAATATATTGGATGCTGGGTTCAATATTTCTTGGAACAGCAAAATCCATAAATAGTTGCTTTTTCATCGTTAAACGAATAGCCGCCATCTCTTCAATTGTCTTTTCTGTTATTAAGTGATAGGGTGCTTTCGTAGCAGCGATCACACCGTCTGCAACAGCTATAGACATCGGTAAATGGTCAAAGTCAGCTGTGAAAAAATAACGGTTCAACACATCCGAATGACGTGTTGTTTGTGCCCATAAATTTAGTTCGTGTGCTAAATCATTAACTTTCTGTTCATTACGACCAGTTAGTGTTATATGAGTAGACCCTTGATAGAATAGCGTTTTTGCTGTTAATCGAACCATCTTTCCTGATCCGATCAAAAGAAATCGTTTATCTACAATACTTTCCCACTCTTCTTTATATAGTTTGACCGCAGCTGTTCCAGGGTTATAAGATAATTGATCTAAGTTCGTTTTAGTATGCATTTTTTTAGAAAAAGAAATGGCTTTATTAAATAAAGAATTTAGAATGGGGCCAGATGTCTTTTGTTCGATAGCGACAGCAAAAGCTTGTTTTACTTGGCTTAGAATTTGAGTTTCGCCAATGATCAACGAATCAAGTCCTGTAGCAACCTTAAAAAGATGTTCAGCAGCTTCATAATTAGACTTCCCATAACTTGTTGATATAACTTCAGAAATTTCATACCCTGTATGATCTGAAAGATAACGCAACATCTCTCCATGCATAAATTTAGTTTGATCAATATAAAGATAGTATTCTATCCGATTGCACGTTGACAGAATCACCGCCTCTTCAACTCCTAAAAATGATTTGATTTCAGCAAGTTGTTCAGGCAATTTTTTCTCTTCAATTGTATAGTTTTCTCTAATTTCTATTGGCGTCGTTTTATGACTGACCCCGTATAATAAGATTTTCAATAGTACCATCCTCTTATTTTTCATCATTCTAATGGATAACGCTAGAGAAGATAGAATTCTACCTTCTATCTTTTCTAGCGCTATCCTATCAATTGTTTTTGACTTGTTTACGTTACTTAGAGAAGTAATCAGCTTTTAATGTATGATTCGATTAGACTCCATGCTTTCTCTTTTCCTTCTCCTGTTTCAGAAGAAAAAAGAACGAAATCGTCTTCTTCTCTTAAATTCAACTTATCTTTAACGATTTTTATGTGTTTGTTCCATTTCCCTCTGGGGATCTTATCTGCTTTTGTAGCGACTACGATAACTGGAATAGAATGGTACTTTAAAAACTCATACATTTGCACATCATCTTCTGTTGGTGGGTGTCTTAGATCTACTATCGAAAGAGCTGCTTTTAAAGGCTCTCTTTGAGTAAAGTAAGTTTCAAGCATTTGTCCCCATTTTGCACGTTCCGTTTTAGATACTTTAGCATACCCGTATCCTGGAACATCTACGAAATAAAAACTATCTTCTATTATATAATAATTTAATGTTTGAGTTTTTCCTGGTTTTCCTGAAGTTCTAGCTAACCCTTTTCGGTTGATCAATGTATTAATGAATGACGATTTTCCAACATTTGAACGTCCGGCTAAAGCTATTTCAGGTAACCCTGTGTTTGGATATTGGGCAGGCGAAACCGCACTGATGACAATATCAGCTTTATTTACTTTCATTTTCTAATCTCCATCTCTAAATATAAATTCTTTTATCATTTT
This genomic window contains:
- a CDS encoding PTS fructose transporter subunit IIABC, whose protein sequence is MNIIDLLVKDAMILNLRATTKEGVIDEMIASLQANNRINDAAKFKEGIMHRESLTSTGLGDGIAMPHAKTTAVNEATVLFAKSTNGIDYNSLDGQPAHLFFMIAAPEGANDTHLQALANLSRLLIHPEFVSSLKEAKTAEEVVSLFAAAQEVQEKEAAAEIKAAKAPKSEQDTKKPFVIAVTACPTGIAHTYMAEDSLKKKAAEMGVEIKVETNGSDGIQNRLTAEDIKRADGVIIAADKKVELARFDGKPMLQRPVSDGIRKSEELITKAMNKQAPIYSSDGQKDESNEEVSGSWANKIYKDLMNGISTMLPFVVGGGILLAISFLVERTLGDTSSLFLFLNSVGGNAFNFLIPILAGYIALSIADRPGLMPGMVGGLIAVNSNAGFLGGLAAGFLAGYTILALKKGLKGLPQSLNGLKSILFYPILGLLIAGGLMFFIVGPIFATINVAMITFLENLGTGNAVLLGALLGGMMAIDMGGPFNKAAYAFSIGIFTDTGDGSLMAAVMAGGMIPPLAIALSSTFFRNKFNEDEKKSALANYVMGLSFITEGAIPFAAADPMRTIGSSIVGAAIAGGLTQFWDITIPAPHGGIFVVALSNHWFLFLVALAIGSAISAIILGLWRKPVTTN
- a CDS encoding cation diffusion facilitator family transporter, with product MLSIVTYLFIATLKLIVANNSGPSALRADGLNNTTDTIASIAVLIDLRLARRPPDDNHPYGHWKAETVASMITSFITLAVGLEVLISAVQHFLTSERASPDLIAGFVGLFSSIVLMSFYLYNNKLAPKKKSGLKRCFERYF
- a CDS encoding cation transporter dimerization domain-containing protein, whose amino-acid sequence is MREVLEVESIKGRTYRTIIYVEVIIKTNPEITVKRSHELTEQVENLLTADFGVFDTKIHVEPSDLNDN
- a CDS encoding amino acid ABC transporter ATP-binding protein; the encoded protein is MIKINHLKKAFGANEVLTDINQEVKKGEVVVIIGPSGSGKSTVLRCLNLLEIPTSGEIIFEGTALTGLNETKMNQLREKMGMVFQSFNLFPHMTVLENLKVAPIKVKGMASEEAQATAIKLLEQVGLSDKADAYPASLSGGQQQRVAIARALAMNPDVMLFDEPTSALDPEMVGEVLKVMQELADSGMTMVVVTHEMGFAKEVADRVVFMDDGYIVEQGRPEEIFNDPQHERTQDFLAKIL
- a CDS encoding ABC transporter substrate-binding protein/permease, whose product is MKKKSLYLIILSLMTVFGLFVPVETVSAADTALEDIQKKGTLVIGTSADFPPYEFHAAVDGKDTIVGMDISIAQKIAADLGVELKVDDIGFDSLLPALESEKIDMVISGMSPTNERKKSVDFSDVYYTGGQNIVVRETDKDVHTSTSDLKGMKVGVQTASLQETIAQEQMLDSELLSLSKMTDLILALKTNKIEAILMEKPSAEAYIENDSQLVTFDGEFILEEGEQGSAIAFKKDTQSLVAAVNTSLTAIDEQKLIASYLEEAGSHLQAASQGTDEESDSSNSIFNYWRYFLNGTGYTILISVVSVFFGSILGVILSFMRTSKNKIIKFLATAYVEFVRGTPMMIQVMFIYFAVGYLINIPALASGIIAVSLNSAAYICEIIRSGLNSVPKGQAEAARSLGMSQKISMRQIIFPQALKNIWPALGNEFITVIKESSIVSIIGVSDLIFQTKVVTSISYRGIAPLVITMIIYFILTFSLTKLLNHYEGKMNHD
- a CDS encoding SPJ_0845 family protein translates to MGLIHKSETSLDDLFSKFAIDPEEEIIVPQPEKDALFDENKKTISLEKNDKKRNIG
- a CDS encoding nucleoside triphosphate pyrophosphohydrolase family protein — translated: MEFNEYQKLANRTLYGNEQVLTNCALGVASEAGELVDLVKKYTFHGHDLDKKELTKELGDVLWYLSQIAEWADIPFEEAAVQNIEKLRQRYPDGFSEERSRHRVE
- the hemL gene encoding glutamate-1-semialdehyde 2,1-aminomutase is translated as MPGGVNSPVRAFKSVDVPPVFIQKGKGSHVVDIDGNDYIDYVLGWGPLILGHANDQVIKEIQRTASLGTSFGMPTLLENQLAELVIQRVPSVEMVRFVNSGTEATMSALRLARGFTNRDKIVKLEGSYHGHDDALLVKVGSGVATLGLPDSPGVPKSTTSNTLVAPYNDLEAIEELFQTYPGEIAAVIIEPVAGNMGVIPPLKGFLEGLRSLTEKDGALLIFDEVMSGFRVGYHSAQGYYNVLPDLTCLGKVIGGGVPVGAYGGRKDIMEHIAPAGSVYQAGTLSGNPIAMAAGIATLSQLTEENYTYFEDLGNVLEKGILSLSALYDVPITINRAGSMIGLFFNEGPVTNYAQSKASDTQFFADYYKEMINHGVLLPPSQFEGIFLSTTHTIEDIEQTLDAMEASFRILKNVE
- the hemA gene encoding glutamyl-tRNA reductase — protein: MVLLKILLYGVSHKTTPIEIRENYTIEEKKLPEQLAEIKSFLGVEEAVILSTCNRIEYYLYIDQTKFMHGEMLRYLSDHTGYEISEVISTSYGKSNYEAAEHLFKVATGLDSLIIGETQILSQVKQAFAVAIEQKTSGPILNSLFNKAISFSKKMHTKTNLDQLSYNPGTAAVKLYKEEWESIVDKRFLLIGSGKMVRLTAKTLFYQGSTHITLTGRNEQKVNDLAHELNLWAQTTRHSDVLNRYFFTADFDHLPMSIAVADGVIAATKAPYHLITEKTIEEMAAIRLTMKKQLFMDFAVPRNIEPSIQYIEGIQVFDMDQISFRLEEVDSDKEKIVRKITTNLNEEVAAFKQWYQERNAVPYLDELNEHMLELKEKTLTSLERKLPELTAHQILLINKHMHSMINQMKRKPIESLKEYARKNTSKESKNELELFAKALGISVGSEETEQPAEVLVAESQGISVETTNKTI
- the yihA gene encoding ribosome biogenesis GTP-binding protein YihA/YsxC, which codes for MKVNKADIVISAVSPAQYPNTGLPEIALAGRSNVGKSSFINTLINRKGLARTSGKPGKTQTLNYYIIEDSFYFVDVPGYGYAKVSKTERAKWGQMLETYFTQREPLKAALSIVDLRHPPTEDDVQMYEFLKYHSIPVIVVATKADKIPRGKWNKHIKIVKDKLNLREEDDFVLFSSETGEGKEKAWSLIESYIKS